The Gloeocapsa sp. DLM2.Bin57 DNA segment ATTTTTTCGCGCATTCCCCCTCTCCCCGTCTCCCCGTCTCCCCGTCTCCCCACACTCTCCCCTCTCTTCCCTCTACCCACTTTCCTACCATGAACTCAGCTACCTTTCTGCAACTGCAAGCTAACCCAGCCACTGAACATCCTTTTCTAGAGGAATTAATCAGACAATTCCGTCTCCAGGATGAACAAGGAATCTATCAACATTGGTCAAATGAAGAACTATTACAATCTCTGGTTAGGGGTGTTAATGACTCTGACCCCTCATTAACTCAACTTGGTATCCTTGCTTTCTATCAAGCTATCTGTAAAGAAGTTGAAAAAGAAACAGGGAAACTGTTACAAACCTTTATTAATTATACACATAAAGGTCTCGGGTCAGTAGTTATTTGTTGTGGCTATCTCTTAGTCATGACAGAAAGTTTTCCTAAACATAATCATTTTGCTGATCATTCTCTAGACAGTTTGATTCTCAAAGCTGAAGAAGTCATCTGTTATGCCATGAGAAGAATCAGCAAGTTTTTTTAACTTATCCCTAGGAGGAAATTATGAAAGTTGCTTTTACTACCAGCGATAATGTCCATATCAACGCGCACTTTGGTTGGGCTCAACAAATCGCCCTCTATGACGTCTCCGCAGATGGTTTTAATTTGGTTGATACTCTCAAATTTGCCGAAGATTTAAAAGAAGATGGTAACGAGGATAAATTAGTCCCCAAAATAGAGGCTCTCAGTGATTGTTCTATTGTTTATGTTTCAGCCATTGGCGGAAGTGCTGCGGCGCGATTAATCCGTAAGAAAATTACCCCTATTCGCGCCAGAACCGAAGAAGAGACTATTGATAATATTCTCAATGAATTAGTTAAAGTACTCAAGGGTAATCCTCCCCCTTGGTTACGCAAAATTGTCCAACAAGAAACAAAGTCTTTTGACTTTGACGAAGAAGAATAACTCAACTATCTAACTAGGAGAAATATGACAACTATACAATTAGACGTTGAAGCAGCTAATCAGTTTGTTAAGGAAAACCCCTTTTTACAGGAGTTAACCCGTCAAGTTCGCGCTCAAGACGATTACGGAACCTTTCGTAGTTGGGAAGACCGCTTAGTGCTTGCTCCTTTTGTGGTTACTAAACAGAAGAAAAGAGAAATCTCTGTCAGTGGCGATTTAGATCCTGTTACCGAATTACGCGTCTTAACTTTCTATCGGGCGATCGCCGTAAGGGTGGAAAAAGAAACGGGTAAACTCTGTCAAGTGGTTATGGACTTGAGTCATGAGGGTTTCGGTTGGGTTTTAGTTTGGTCTGGTCGTCTTATAGTAGTTAAGCGTGCTTTAAGAGATGTCCATCGTTTCGGCTTTGATTCTCTCGAAAAACTCGCCCAAGAAGGAGAAAAACTCACCCTTTCGGGTATTGATTTTATTCAACGTTTCCCTGAAGTTGCAGATATCTAAATAATTATGACTATAGAAACCATCTCAGAATTAAAGGACAAAATCAGACGTCTTAACTCTAAAGCAGGTCAGATGAAAATGGATCTACATGACCTCGCCGAAGGGTTACCCGCAGATTACGAACACCTCCCTATAGCAGCAGCTCAAACTTACGAAATCTATCAACAACTCCACCAACTCAAACAACAACTCAAACAATGGGAGAAGCAAACTACATGAGTGAAAAAACCCTCAAAGCTTTTCAACAACTGATTGACACCGAAGACTATTTACAGTTTTTTGGGATTCCCTATGACCAACAATTTGTTAACGTCAATCGTTTACACATCTTAAAAAAGTTTTCCCAATTGATTACTGAAGTAGATCAGGTTTTTGGTGACATTCCT contains these protein-coding regions:
- a CDS encoding DUF269 domain-containing protein: MNSATFLQLQANPATEHPFLEELIRQFRLQDEQGIYQHWSNEELLQSLVRGVNDSDPSLTQLGILAFYQAICKEVEKETGKLLQTFINYTHKGLGSVVICCGYLLVMTESFPKHNHFADHSLDSLILKAEEVICYAMRRISKFF
- the nifX gene encoding nitrogen fixation protein NifX, with amino-acid sequence MKVAFTTSDNVHINAHFGWAQQIALYDVSADGFNLVDTLKFAEDLKEDGNEDKLVPKIEALSDCSIVYVSAIGGSAAARLIRKKITPIRARTEEETIDNILNELVKVLKGNPPPWLRKIVQQETKSFDFDEEE
- a CDS encoding NifX-associated nitrogen fixation protein, whose amino-acid sequence is MTTIQLDVEAANQFVKENPFLQELTRQVRAQDDYGTFRSWEDRLVLAPFVVTKQKKREISVSGDLDPVTELRVLTFYRAIAVRVEKETGKLCQVVMDLSHEGFGWVLVWSGRLIVVKRALRDVHRFGFDSLEKLAQEGEKLTLSGIDFIQRFPEVADI
- the nifW gene encoding nitrogenase-stabilizing/protective protein NifW, with the translated sequence MGEANYMSEKTLKAFQQLIDTEDYLQFFGIPYDQQFVNVNRLHILKKFSQLITEVDQVFGDIPEEEKLAKYKEAFTEAYELFQTTSPLETKLFKVFQTKPKNIVLLETLTDNSGVE